DNA from Pseudomonas putida:
TACGCACAGCCCTCAACAAGGCTTCACCGACACTCGAAGAGGCGGCCCGCACCTTGGGCGCCAGCAGCCTTGGCGCCTTCTGCCGGGTGACGCTGCCGATCATCTTCCCCGCGCTGGCGGCGGCCTTTGCCTTGGTGTTCCTCGACGCCATGAAAGAGCTGACCGCTACGCTGCTGCTCAGCCCGACCGGCATGACCACCCTGGCGACCGAAGTCTGGGCGCATACCGCCAACGTCGAATTCGCGGCAGCGGCGCCTTATGCGGCGCTGTTGATCGTGGTTTCGGGGTTGCCGGTGTATCTTCTGACGACACGGATGTATCTGAACAAGGCGTAAACCTTTTCGCAGAACCCACCCTGCAGGACCTTGGGGCTGCCTTGCACACCCAAGGTCCGGCAGGGCAACAGTTGCCCAGTCACAACCCCCAACGATCTTTTTCAGGCGCGGAACTGCCCCAGGCTCGCCCGCAACTGCGCCGCCAGGTCATCCAGCACCTTGCTACTGGCCGTGGTCTGCATCACCACTTGCGCCGATCGCTCGGCCTGCGCATGAATGTTCTCCACCCGCCCGCGCACAGCCTGCGCCCCATTGGCCTGCTGCTCAGCCGCCCGGGTCGCCAGGCCAATGGCCGAATGCACCTGTTCGACCGCCGCCTGCACCGACTGCTGGCGGCGCTCGTTATCACGCAGCACCAGCAATCCTTCGCTGGCCTGGCGACCGGCCTGACCGATGGTCGCCACCGCCTCTTTAGCACCCGCCTGCAAGGCGGCGATATGCGCCTGGATATCGCCCGTGGAACTCTGGGTCTTGCTTGCCAGGGCGCGCACCTCATCGGCGACCACGGCAAAGCCGCGCCCAGTCTCGCCGGCCCGGGCAGCCTCGATGGCGGCGTTGAGCGCCAGCAAGTTGGTTTGCTCGGCGATGCCGTGAATCACGGTCAGTACCACTTCGATCTGTTCGCTCTGCTTGGCCAGCCGCTCGATCACCTGAGAGCCTGTCTCCACCTCCCCGGCCAGGTTCTCGATCAGACGCGCCAGCTGGGTGGAAGCGCGACTGTTCTCGTCAGTGGCCTGGCGAATATCCACTACCTGCTGCAAGGCGGCTTGCATGGCCTGGCTTTCGGCCTGGGCCTCATCCGCCATGCTCGAAAGGTCACGCAGGCTGGCAGCAACTTCATCACGTTGCAGCGCAGCGGCTGCGTCGGCGCCCGCATTGCGCTGAGCCATGGTGTCGATCTCCACCCCCGTACGCTGAGCCACTTCGCCAGCCTCACGGACGATGGGCTGCAGCTTGTCGACAAAGCGATTGACCGCAGAGGCCATGTCGCCGATCTCGTCACGGCTGTCGAGGGTCACTCGCTTGGTCAGATCGCCCTCTCCCGCCGCCAGGTCATTCAGCGCCCCAATCAACAGGCGCAGCTTGTTGACCACACGGCGCCCCAGCACCACGGCGACGACAAGAAGCACACCCAACCCCACCAGCACCAGGCCTAAGCCGATCCGCCAGCGCAGCTCGGCAGCGGCATCACGCACCGTTTGCGCGGTATTGGCCTGCATGGCGGTAGCGCTGTTCTGTGCCGTCTCAAGGCGCGCCCGCAGGGCCTTGCCGCTATCGGCGGCGGCTGCCACGAGGCTATCGCCCACCAGTTGCTCGCCGCTGGCGATCAAGGTCGCAAAGCGCTGGTCCAGCGCCTTGAGTTCCTGCTCCACGCCAGCGGTGGATACGCCCATCAGCACCTTGCCGATCTCGGCGCCATTGGGGTTGATAGAGGCCTCGACGTAGTACACCGAAGGGTCCTTGCGCGCAGCATCGAGCACCTTGTCCAAGGCACGCTCACCCTGCCCGCGCTCGATCAGCACCTGGTTGATGGGGTTTTGCCTGTTCAGATAGCGGGTCAGGTGCTGGCCCTGGGCGTCGTCGTAAATGACAAACAACACGTTCGGATTGCGCTGGGCGCGACGTGCGAAGTCCGAGAGCGTGGGTACGTCGTTGTCCCAGATGGCGCGCGGCGCAACCGAGGCCAGCAGCTCGGCCATGTCGTTGGCCGAATCCTTGAGGTTCTTCTCCAGCGTCATACGCAGTTGCTGCTGCTCGCTCTGCAGCCGCTCGGAAAGACCAGCGCTCAAGCGCTGGCGGGTACTGGCCGAGAGGCTGTCGAGCCCGGCGCGGACATCCTGCCCGGCCTGCTCCAGCTCGCCGGCCAGTTTCTGGCTGTCGCTGCCCAGGCGTGCGCCCAAATCGGCTTCCAGGGCCGTGACCGTGCTCCGCGTCAGTGCAACGGCAACCAGCACCTGCACCAGAAGAGCGATACCAAGTGCAACAAACACTGGCCGCAAGAGGCGGCTTCGTAACAGTGAAAGAATGGCAGACACGTTGTAACTCCCGTGTTTTCTGGCGCCATTACTTTGATGGCGCTGACAGGAGTTTCATACAGCAAGGGCTGTGCCCAGCGCAGCAGGGATAAACGCCAATGTCTGGCGCCGGGCATGGCATTTCTGCATAGCGCCCAAATGAAAACGCCGCGCCTCCTTGCGGGGGCGCGGCGTTCAATCAACGGCCGAGGCGGCTGATCAGGCGAACGGATGACGCAGCACGATGGTCTCGTTGCGATCCGGGCCAGTCGAGATGATGTCGATCGGCGCGCCGATCAGCTCCTCGATGCGCTTGATGTAGGCGCGGGCGTTGGCCGGCAGTTCTTCCAGGGTTTTCACGCCCACGGTCGACTCGCTCCAGCCTGACATCT
Protein-coding regions in this window:
- a CDS encoding methyl-accepting chemotaxis protein — encoded protein: MASAVNRFVDKLQPIVREAGEVAQRTGVEIDTMAQRNAGADAAAALQRDEVAASLRDLSSMADEAQAESQAMQAALQQVVDIRQATDENSRASTQLARLIENLAGEVETGSQVIERLAKQSEQIEVVLTVIHGIAEQTNLLALNAAIEAARAGETGRGFAVVADEVRALASKTQSSTGDIQAHIAALQAGAKEAVATIGQAGRQASEGLLVLRDNERRQQSVQAAVEQVHSAIGLATRAAEQQANGAQAVRGRVENIHAQAERSAQVVMQTTASSKVLDDLAAQLRASLGQFRA